A stretch of the Capsicum annuum cultivar UCD-10X-F1 chromosome 8, UCD10Xv1.1, whole genome shotgun sequence genome encodes the following:
- the LOC107840230 gene encoding protein TIC 21, chloroplastic: MQTLLLPAARPGIGTPPLAPPPAGKSCRHNSLRWSNTLISSPSTLPFSPLKIEPRNLPQFISRRNRILAASSPVSAPYTSPNDESEKAKLAQVAKRLLDTARYFKRLGTLGFWGQLVCTLVAAVILSFSIVITGKITSPFTFYTTAGGIAAAFVSVFWSFGYLRLSERLKKTANEPSKAPPRADVVKSLKNGIVVNLLGLGAAALGMQATVGALVAKALTQSTNPYQSLAPGSSPVLALDVFLVQASANTIVSHFLGLAFSLELLRSVTLPTSEGTPVPRIA, translated from the exons ATGCAAACTTTACTCTTGCCGGCGGCTCGCCCCGGCATCGGAACTCCGCCGTTAGCTCCTCCACCTGCCGGAAAATCATGTCGGCATAATTCCCTCCGATGGTCAAATACCCTAATCTCTTCTCCTTCAACATTACCTTTTTCCCCTTTGAAAATTGAGCCACGTAATTTGCCGCAATTCATAAGCAGAAGGAACAGAATATTAGCTGCTTCTTCTCCGGTTTCTGCACCCTACACTTCTCCGAATGATGAGTCTGAAAAAGCTAAGTTAGCTCAG GTTGCAAAAAGACTACTGGATACTGCAAGGTACTTCAAGAGATTGGGTACTCTAGGGTTTTGGGGACAGCTTGTATGTACGCTTGTTGCTGCGGTGATCCTTTCGTTTTCTATTGTTATTACGGGGAAGATTACATCACCCTTCACATTCTACACAACTGCCGGTGGAATTGCAGCTGCTTTTGTTTCAGTTTTTTGGTCATTCGGCTATCTTCGTTTGTCTGAAAGGCTAAAGAAGACAGCTAATGAGCCTTCAAAG GCTCCTCCTCGTGCTGATGTTGTGAAAAGCTTGAAAAATGGGATAGTGGTGAACCTTCTGGGACTGGGTGCTGCTGCGCTTGGGATGCAAGCAACTGTGGGTGCATTGGTGGCTAAGGCTCTTACCCAATCAACTAATCCTTACCAGAGTTTGGCTCCTGGAAGCAGCCCCGTGCTTGCTTTGGATGTATTTCTGGTTCAG GCATCAGCAAATACAATCGTTTCACACTTTCTAGGTCTAGCATTCTCATTGGAGCTGTTGCGCTCAGTCACCTTACCAACTTCAGAAGGCACTCCGGTTCCAAGGATTGCATGA
- the LOC107840231 gene encoding probable LRR receptor-like serine/threonine-protein kinase At4g37250 translates to MMSLSEHFPLWSFGVFFFLLLCPSFGLNIDGALLLSFKYSILDDPLSVLDNWDYNDATPCLWNGVTCAPDMFRVASLVLPNSKLVGSVPEELGFIQHLHTIDLSDNFLNGTLPVSLLNASELQVLSLSNNAITGVLPESVGELKSLKVLNLSVNALVGNLPQKLSSLQNLAVVSLRNNHFSGTVPSGFQFVEVLDLSSNLLNGTLPDDFGGDSLKYLNLSSNKLSGLVSPQFAQKIPANATIDLSFNSLTGAIPESIALSNQKTEFFAGNTDLCGKPLKKLCTIPSTLSSPPNISTNPPAIAAIPKEINSTPLQDSDGTAETAAQNQQQHGLKPGTIVGIIVGDLAGVGVLAVVFLYVYKLKKKKASESTIESSIHKDQKYNKTPEPPVVLVVKEKDTTTTTTTRSSSFPSWPCLTTNQESSSDTDDSKNQESEDQIEYETEQKNDKNKKPERSFVMVDGETELELETLLKASAYILGSSGASIVYKAVLEDGTAFAVRRIGESGVEKLKDFEQQIKAINKLRHPNLVRVRGFYWGDDEKLVIYDYVTNGSLANIGYRKVGSSPYHLSYEVRLKIAKGIARGLTYIHEKKHVHGNIKPSNILFTPDMEPIISDLGLHGLMHGKNTCKPDNSARHFGSKRSTSSRDGLNDQPVHHGSPYIAPAGFVGCTSPYHAPESLESLKPSPKWDVYSFGIVLLELLTGKVFSDRELSQWTTGSVDDDVNWVLRMADVAIRADVESREETTVSLFKLGFSCASLNPTKRPTMKDVLHVLDKVPGYSHY, encoded by the exons ATGATGAGTTTGTCAGAGCATTTTCCTTTGTGGTCATTTGGGgtctttttcttccttcttttgtgTCCTTCATTTGGTCTCAACATAGATGGTGCTCTTTTGTTGTCTTTCAAATACTCTATTCTTGATGACCCTTTATCAGTTCTTGATAATTGGGACTATAATGATGCAACCCCATGTTTGTGGAATGGTGTCACTTGTGCACCAGACATGTTTAGAGTTGCAAGTTTAGTACTCCCAAATTCTAAGCTTGTTGGTTCTGTTCCAGAAGAGTTGGGCTTCATTCAACACCTTCATACTATTGATCTTTCTGATAACTTCTTGAATGGAACACTTCCTGTTTCACTTCTCAATGCTTCTGAACTTCAAGTACTTTCGCTGTCAAACAATGCCATTACTGGTGTACTTCCAGAGTCTGTTGGAGAGTTAAAGAGCCTAAAGGTTCTAAATCTCTCTGTCAATGCATTGGTTGGAAATCTTCCACAAAAGCTGAGTTCTTTGCAGAATCTAGCAGTTGTTTCTTTAAGGAACAACCATTTTTCTGGCACAGTACCAAGTGGATTTCAGTTTGTTGAAGTGTTGGATCTTTCTTCCAACTTGTTGAATGGAACATTGCCTGATGACTTTGGTGGTGATAGCTTGAAATACTTGAACCTTTCTTCAAACAAGCTCTCAGGCTTAGTGTCACCACAATTTGCCCAGAAAATACCAGCTAATGCTACAATTGATCTTTCTTTCAATAGCCTCACAGGTGCAATCCCAGAGTCAATAGCCTTATCAAACCAGAAAACTGAGTTCTTCGCAGGAAACACAGATCTTTGTGGCAAACCACTCAAGAAACTGTGCACAATCCCTTCAACACTTTCATCTCCACCGAATATCTCAACTAATCCTCCAGCGATTGCAGCCATACCAAAAGAAATTAACTCAACCCCACTTCAAGATTCTGATGGTACAGCAGAAACTGCAGCTCAGAATCAACAACAACATGGGCTTAAACCAGGTACCATAGTGGGAATCATAGTTGGTGACTTAGCTGGTGTTGGAGTTCTTGCTGTTGTCTTTCTTTATGTCtacaaattaaagaagaaaaaagcaaGTGAGTCAACCATAGAAAGCTCAATTCACAAAGaccaaaaatacaacaaaacacCAGAACCACCAGTAGTACTAGTTGTAAAGGAAAAagatactactactactactactacaagaAGTTCAAGTTTTCCTAGTTGGCCATGCTTGACTACAAATCAAGAAAGTTCATCAGATACCGATGACAGCAAAAATCAAGAAAGCGAAGACCAAATTGAGTATGAAACAGAACAAAAGAATGACAAAAACAAGAAACCAGAAAGGTCATTTGTGATGGTAGATGGTGAAACAGAACTAGAGCTAGAGACTTTATTGAAAGCTTCAGCTTATATTTTGGGGTCAAGTGGAGCTAGCATAGTTTACAAAGCTGTATTAGAAGATGGTACTGCATTTGCTGTTAGGAGAATTGGTGAAAGTGGCGTTGAAAAATTGAAGGATTTTGAGCAACAAATTAAAGCTATTAACAAGCTAAGGCATCCAAATCTTGTTCGTGTTAGAGGATTTTATTGGGGAGATGATGAGAAATTGGTCATCTATGACTATGTTACTAATGGAAGCTTAGCCAATATTGGTTACA gaAAAGTTGGTTCCTCTCCTTACCATTTATCATATGAAGTCCGGCTCAAGATAGCAAAAGGAATTGCAAGAGGATTGACCTACATCCACGAAAAGAAACACGTACATGGCAATATTAAACCTAGTAACATTCTCTTTACACCTGATATGGAGCCTATAATAAGTGACCTTGGGCTGCATGGGCTAATGCATGGTAAAAATACATGCAAACCGGACAATTCGGCCCGGCATTTCGGTAGCAAGCGGTCCACGTCCTCCCGGGACGGTTTAAATGATCAGCCGGTTCATCACGGAAGCCCTTACATTGCGCCGGCTGGGTTCGTGGGGTGCACGTCCCCCTACCACGCACCGGAGTCGTTGGAGAGCCTCAAGCCTAGTCCAAAATGGGATGTTTACTCATTTGGGATTGTGCTGCTTGAGCTTCTAACCGGGAAAGTGTTTTCGGACCGGGAGTTGAGCCAGTGGACCACCGGTTCAGTAGATGATGATGTGAACTGGGTTTTGAGGATGGCCGATGTGGCGATAAGAGCTGACGTGGAGAGCAGGGAAGAGACCACGGTGTCATTGTTTAAGTTAGGGTTTAGTTGTGCATCATTGAATCCAACAAAAAGGCCTACAATGAAAGATGTCCTTCATGTGCTTGACAAAGTACCAGGTTATTCACATTACTAA
- the LOC107840232 gene encoding stress enhanced protein 1, chloroplastic, translating to MAVVQISSSLCTSIYDGVMSYPVSLSSSRGSTCTQFRSAFATGSPLLTRNSYSQIKAVPRNAASVSIRCEQSSKEGSSLDIWLGRSAMVGFAAAISVEIATGKGLLENFGISGPLPTVALAVTALVGVLTAVFIFQSASKN from the exons ATGGCTGTAGTTCAAATTTCCAGCTCTCTCTGCACTTCAATTTATG ATGGTGTTATGTCATATCCAGTAAGCCTTTCTTCTAGTAGAGGTTCAACTTGTACTCAATTTAGGTCTGCTTTTGCAACTGGTTCTCCCCTCT TGACCAGGAACAGTTATTCTCAGATAAAAGCTGTTCCAAGGAATGCAGCATCAGTTTCCATACGATGCGAGCAGAGTTCCAAGGAAGGAAGTAGTTTGGACATATGGCTTGGTCGATCTGCCATGGTTGGTTTTGCAGCTGCTATTAGTGTAGAAATAGCTACAGGCAAAGGACTTCTGGAG aatttCGGGATCTCAGGGCCCTTACCTACAGTAGCATTGGCAGTCACTGCATTGGTGGGAGTTCTGACCGCGGTCTTCATCTTCCAGTCTGCATCAAAGAACTGA
- the LOC107840233 gene encoding leucine-rich repeat receptor-like protein kinase PEPR2 yields MSKSITFIFFFLFLYSVSSVQSIPPSSDILALQAFKAAIKPSSIPSYSCLGSWNFTTDPCAVPRVTHFTCGLSCSSGNRVTELTLDPAGYAGTLTPLISKLTQLVTLDLQNNNFYGPIPSSLSSLPNLKNLVLRLNSFSGSVPPSVTFLSSLVSLDLAHNSISGLPNSMNKLTSLRRFDVSYNKLTGSLPKLPPNLLELAAKGNMLSGSLLKSSFYGLNQLEVVELSENFLSGTIEPWFFQLPALQQVDMANNSFTLVQISAVVSSNSDLVAVDLGFNKLEGNLPVNLAVFPRLSSLSLRYNKFRGPIPWQYSRKATLNRLYLDGNFLNGSPPAGFFGRQTSVTGSLGDNCLQKCPISSQLCLKSQKPTSICQQAYGGKPKS; encoded by the coding sequence ATGTCAAAATCAATcacctttattttcttctttctctttctttattcaGTTTCATCAGTTCAATCAATTCCTCCATCTTCAGACATCCTTGCCCTTCAAGCTTTTAAAGCTGCCATTAAACCTTCATCTATCCCTTCATATTCTTGTTTAGGTTCTTGGAATTTCACCACCGATCCTTGTGCTGTTCCTCGTGTCACCCATTTTACTTGTGGACTTTCTTGTAGTTCTGGTAACAGAGTCACTGAACTTACTCTTGATCCTGCTGGTTATGCAGGGACACTTACTCCATTAATTTCTAAGTTAACTCAGCTCGTTACTCTTGATCTTCAGAACAACAATTTCTATGGACCAATTCCTTCGTCTTTGTCTTCTTTGCCTAATCTCAAGAACCTGGTTCTTCGTCTCAATTCATTTTCTGGTTCGGTACCGCCATCAGTCACTTTCCTGAGTTCTTTAGTATCACTTGATCTTGCTCATAATTCGATCTCTGGGCTACCAAATTCGATGAATAAGTTAACTAGCTTGAGAAGATTTGATGTCAGTTACAATAAGCTTACTGGTTCACTACCAAAATTGCCTCCGAATCTACTAGAACTTGCAGCAAAGGGAAACATGTTATCTGGGTCACTTTTAAAGTCTTCTTTTTATGGGTTAAATCAGCTGGAAGTTGTGGAGCTAAGTGAAAACTTTTTGTCTGGAACTATTGAACCTTGGTTCTTTCAGTTACCGGCACTACAACAAGTTGACATGGCGAATAACAGCTTTACACTTGTCCAGATCTCAGCGGTGGTAAGTTCAAACAGTGACCTCGTCGCTGTTGATTTGGGTTTCAACAAACTCGAAGGAAATTTACCTGTAAATCTCGCGGTTTTTCCTCGATTGTCTTCGTTGTCTTTGAGGTACAACAAGTTTCGTGGGCCAATTCCATGGCAATACAGTAGAAAGGCAACGTTGAATAGGCTGTATCTTGACGGGAATTTCTTGAATGGGTCGCCGCCGGCGGGATTTTTCGGGCGGCAAACGTCCGTGACGGGGAGTTTAGGGGATAATTGTTTACAAAAATGTCCGATATCTTCGCAACTTTGCTTAAAATCACAGAAACCTACGTCGATTTGTCAGCAAGCTTATGGTGGGAAACCAAAGTCTTAG